The following DNA comes from Buttiauxella agrestis.
TGAGAATAACGAGAGTGAAGCGAGAAGAGGGTGATAAGAATTGGTGCGAAGAGAGGGACTTGAACCCTCACGCCCGTTAGAGCACTAACACCTGAAGCTAGCGCGTCTACCAATTCCGCCACCTTCGCAAATCAAATCTTATCTGATATCGCCTTCGCATTGGTGCGAAGAGAGGGACTTGAACCCTCACGTCCGTAAGAACACTAACACCTGAAGCTAGCGCGTCTACCAATTCCGCCACCTTCGCGCAGTGCGAACGATATCTTGCGTGGTTAATGGTGCGAAGAGAGGGACTTGAACCCTCACGTCCGTAAGAACACTAACACCTGAAGCTAGCGCGTCTACCAATTCCGCCACCTTCGCATACCCACAACACCGAAGTATTGTAACCACGGAGGCGCATTCTAGATGTTTTCTGCGCGTCGTCAACAGTTAATTTAGCGCCGCTTTTCTAATCGCTGCAAAAAGCGGCACAACAAAGTGTTAGCGCTTCTTCACGCCACGCATAACAACGGAGCGGTAAACTTTGAAACGGCCTGTCTGCGCGATAACTTCGTGGTTGCCAAACGTTTCATCCAGCACGTCTGGATACGCCAGGAAGGCGTTAGCCACGATACGCAATTCACCGCCCATATTCAGATGACGAACCGCACCACGAATCAGCTGGTGAGCTGCATCCAGGCTGGTTTGCAGGCCATCATGGAATGGTGGGTTAGAGATAATCATATCGAAACGACCATTCACCTCGGAATAGACGTTACTGGCGATAACTTCGCCTTCGATTTCATTGGCAGCAAGCGTTGCACGGCTCGCCGCAACAGCTGGAGCAGAAACATCACATAAAGTCAGACGGACTTTTGGCGAGTGTTTGGCAAGCGTGACTGCCAGCACACCAGCACCACAACCGACATCCAGCACTTTGCCTTTGGTATGCGGTGTGAGCGTGGAAAGCAGCAGTTTACTGCCGGTATCCAGGCCATCACGGCTAAACACGCCCGGTAAGGTTTTGATCGTCATATCGTTGTGTTGATATTCATCCCACCAGGAATGCTCATCAAACTGCGGTTGTTTTTCCAGACGACCGTGATAGAGGCCACAACGACGCGCGCTGTCGATTTTATTGAGCGGGCTGAATTCTGCGAGCATTTGCTCAGCACTACGAACGCCGCTGCGGTTTTCACCGACCACAAAAATGTCGCTGCCAACCGGCATCAACGACAAAATGTTCATCAACTGGAACTGAGCTTCTGGCTTGTTCTTCGGCCAGTAATAAATCAGGGTATTGCAATCGCCAAGGGTGCTGGCATCAGCCACCAGGCTGTATTGCGCGTCTTCGCCCATCTGTGCGCTTAAAACCTGCCAGTGGTGAAATTGTTGTGTATGGACGCGACTTGCAGCCGTTTCAAAACGGGCCGGAAGATCGTCTTGTAAATCACCGGCAAACAGCACGCGGCTCTCGGTAAAATCATCGCTATGGCGCAGCAGCACTTCACTTGCCGGGGTTAACGCAGACATCAGGACACTCCTATTAAAGCAGAGCGGCGATTATAGAGCTTTAATGGCGCATATTCGATGAATTTGCTATATTTGCGCCCCAATTGGCACTCTCAACAGGTTTCGCTATGCCTCATATACCTTTGCGACGTGACTGGTTGTTACAACAACTGGGCATTACCCAATGGGAGCTGCGACGCCCGGCCGCATTACAGGGCGAAATTGCCGTCTCACTGCATGAAAACGTCAAATTACTGATGGTTGCCGAAGACCTTCCAGATCTCAGCGACCCGTTGGTAAACGATGTTTTGCGCAGTTTAAATCTGAGCGTACAGCAGGTTATGCAACTGACGCCTGAACGAGCTGCAATGCTGCCAACTGACAGCCGCTGTAATAGCTGGCGACTGGGTGTGAGTGAAACGCTCCCCATTCCAGGTGCGCAGTTAGCGACTCCCGAGTTAAACGAGCTTTATCACAATGGCGCGGCGCGAAAGGCGCTGTGGCAGCAAATTTGCGAACATGAAAACGATTTCTTCCCTCACCACCAGTGACTTGAGCCAGGCATACGCCATTGAACTTCGCAGCCATGCTTTCCCATGGAGTGAAAAGACCTTCGCCAGTAATGAAGGTGAGCGCTATTTAAATTTACGTCTCGACGTAGATGGCAAGATGGCGGCGTTTGCGGTGACGCAAGTCGTACTGGATGAAGCGACGCTGTTTAATATTGCGGTCGATCCTGATTTTCAACGTCAGGGTTTGGGCCGCCAGTTGCTGGAGCATTTAATCAGCGAACTGGAAAAGCGAGATGTGTTTACCCTCTGGCTTGAAGTGCGCGCGTCGAACACGGCAGCGATAGCACTCTATGAGAGCCTGGGGTTTAACGAGGCGACGATTCGCCGTAACTACTACCCCACAAAAGAGGGTCGCGAAGATGCCATCATCATGGCATTACCGTTAGGCTAATTTGAAAAAGGTGTGTTGATGAACTGGGACTGGATTTTATTTGATGCTGACGAAACGTTATTTACCTTCGACGCTTTCGGCGGCCTACAGCGGATGTTTCTTGATTACAGCGTGACGTTTACCGCTGAAGATTTCCAGGATTACCAGGCTGTTAACAAACCTTTGTGGGTCGATTATCAGAACGGTGCCATAAGCGCCCTTCATTTGCAGCATCAGCGTTTTCAGGGTTGGTCGGAAAGATTGGCGGTGCCTGCGGGCGATCTGAATGCCGCTTTCCTCAACGCGATGGCTGAGATTTGTGTGCCATTGCCTGGTGCGGTGTCTTTGCTTAATGCCCTAAAAGATAAAGTAAAAATAGGCATTATCACCAACGGCTTTACGGCGTTGCAGCAAATTCGACTTGAGCGTACCGGCCTGCGGGATTACTTCGATTTGTTGGTAATTTCCGAACAAGTGGGTGTCGCAAAACCCGATCGTAAAATTTTTGACTATACCTTTGAGCAAATGGGCCATCCGCCGCGCGATCGCGTCATGATGGTGGGTGATACCGCAGAATCAGATATTTTGGGTGGTATGAACGCAGGAATTGCCACCTGCTGGCTCAACGCCCACGGACGAAGCTTGCCAGAAGGCATCACGCCGACCTGGGAAGTGGCCTCACTAAGTGAACTGGAGCGATTGTTGTGTAATTCATAATTGCATCAACCCTTGGGTACAACGCCGATTGTTAAACCTGACCTGATAGGTAAAATAGCCGCCAGGTAATGTTCATTTGTCGCGCAGCTTTGCCTGTGCGCAATTCACAGAAGATTCTATTATGACTTTGTCTCCTTTTTTGCAAGAAGTGGGGAAACGCCGCACTTTTGCGATCATTTCTCACCCCGATGCCGGTAAAACGACCATCACTGAAAAAGTGTTGCTGTTCGGACAGGCCATTCAAACCGCAGGTACGGTAAAAGGCCGTGGTTCCAGCCAGCATGCAAAATCTGACTGGATGGAAATGGAAAAGCAGCGTGGTATTTCGATTACCACCTCGGTGATGCAATTCCCGTATCGCGACAGCCTGGTTAACCTGCTCGATACCCCAGGGCACGAAGACTTCTCCGAAGATACGTATCGTACTCTGACCGCCGTTGACTGCTGTTTGATGGTTATCGACGCCGCGAAAGGTGTAGAAGATCGTACCCGTAAGCTGATGGAAGTTACCCGTCTGCGTGATACGCCAATCCTCACCTTTATGAACAAACTCGACCGCGATATCCGCGATCCGATGGAAGTGATGGATGAAGTTGAACGTGAGCTGAAAATCGCCTGTTCACCGATCACATGGCCTATCGGTTGTGGCAAATTGTTCAAAGGCGTTTATCACCTTTATAAAGACGAAACCTATCTCTACCAGACCGGTAAAGGCCACACCATCCAGGAAGTGCGCATTGTTAAAGGGTTAGACAACCCTGAGCTGGACGCGGCTGTAGGTGAAGATCTGGCGGCGCAACTGCGTGACGAGCTGGAACTGGTTCAGGGTGCTTCTCACGAATTTGACCGCGAGTTGTTCCTGGAAGGCGAACTGACCCCAGTCTTCTTCGGTACTGCATTGGGTAACTTTGGTGTTGACCATATGCTCGATGGCCTGGTTGAGTGGGCGCCTGCGCCAATGCCGCGTAAAACTGATACGCGTGTTGTGGAAGCGGCGGAAGATAAGTTCACCGGTTTTGTGTTTAAGATTCAGGCCAACATGGACCCGAAACACCGTGACCGCGTTGCGTTTATGCGTGTGGTTTCCGGTAAATACGAAAAAGGCATGAAACTGCGCCAGGTTCGTACCGGCAAAGATGTGGTGATTTCTGACGCGCTGACCTTTATGGCTGGTGACCGTTCGCACGTTGAAGAAGCCTTCCCGGGCGATATCATCGGCTTGCATAACCACGGCACCATCCAGATTGGCGATACCTTCACCCAGGGCGAGATGATGAAGTTCACCGGCATTCCGAACTTCGCACCGGAACTGTTCCGTCGTATTCGTCTGCGTGATCCATTGAAACAGAAACAGTTGCTCAAAGGTCTGGTGCAGCTTTCTGAAGAAGGCGCGGTTCAGGTGTTCCGCCCAATCGCTAACAACGATCTGATTGTTGGTGCGGTCGGT
Coding sequences within:
- the rsmC gene encoding 16S rRNA (guanine(1207)-N(2))-methyltransferase RsmC, with translation MSALTPASEVLLRHSDDFTESRVLFAGDLQDDLPARFETAASRVHTQQFHHWQVLSAQMGEDAQYSLVADASTLGDCNTLIYYWPKNKPEAQFQLMNILSLMPVGSDIFVVGENRSGVRSAEQMLAEFSPLNKIDSARRCGLYHGRLEKQPQFDEHSWWDEYQHNDMTIKTLPGVFSRDGLDTGSKLLLSTLTPHTKGKVLDVGCGAGVLAVTLAKHSPKVRLTLCDVSAPAVAASRATLAANEIEGEVIASNVYSEVNGRFDMIISNPPFHDGLQTSLDAAHQLIRGAVRHLNMGGELRIVANAFLAYPDVLDETFGNHEVIAQTGRFKVYRSVVMRGVKKR
- a CDS encoding DNA polymerase III subunit psi, which codes for MPHIPLRRDWLLQQLGITQWELRRPAALQGEIAVSLHENVKLLMVAEDLPDLSDPLVNDVLRSLNLSVQQVMQLTPERAAMLPTDSRCNSWRLGVSETLPIPGAQLATPELNELYHNGAARKALWQQICEHENDFFPHHQ
- the rimI gene encoding ribosomal protein S18-alanine N-acetyltransferase, which gives rise to MKTISSLTTSDLSQAYAIELRSHAFPWSEKTFASNEGERYLNLRLDVDGKMAAFAVTQVVLDEATLFNIAVDPDFQRQGLGRQLLEHLISELEKRDVFTLWLEVRASNTAAIALYESLGFNEATIRRNYYPTKEGREDAIIMALPLG
- the yjjG gene encoding pyrimidine 5'-nucleotidase, producing the protein MNWDWILFDADETLFTFDAFGGLQRMFLDYSVTFTAEDFQDYQAVNKPLWVDYQNGAISALHLQHQRFQGWSERLAVPAGDLNAAFLNAMAEICVPLPGAVSLLNALKDKVKIGIITNGFTALQQIRLERTGLRDYFDLLVISEQVGVAKPDRKIFDYTFEQMGHPPRDRVMMVGDTAESDILGGMNAGIATCWLNAHGRSLPEGITPTWEVASLSELERLLCNS
- the prfC gene encoding peptide chain release factor 3, which codes for MTLSPFLQEVGKRRTFAIISHPDAGKTTITEKVLLFGQAIQTAGTVKGRGSSQHAKSDWMEMEKQRGISITTSVMQFPYRDSLVNLLDTPGHEDFSEDTYRTLTAVDCCLMVIDAAKGVEDRTRKLMEVTRLRDTPILTFMNKLDRDIRDPMEVMDEVERELKIACSPITWPIGCGKLFKGVYHLYKDETYLYQTGKGHTIQEVRIVKGLDNPELDAAVGEDLAAQLRDELELVQGASHEFDRELFLEGELTPVFFGTALGNFGVDHMLDGLVEWAPAPMPRKTDTRVVEAAEDKFTGFVFKIQANMDPKHRDRVAFMRVVSGKYEKGMKLRQVRTGKDVVISDALTFMAGDRSHVEEAFPGDIIGLHNHGTIQIGDTFTQGEMMKFTGIPNFAPELFRRIRLRDPLKQKQLLKGLVQLSEEGAVQVFRPIANNDLIVGAVGVLQFDVVVARLKSEYNVEAIYESVNVSTARWVESTDVKKFEEFKRKNEMQLALDGGDNLAYIAPTMVNLNLTQDRYPEVTFRKTREH